A single window of Solenopsis invicta isolate M01_SB chromosome 3, UNIL_Sinv_3.0, whole genome shotgun sequence DNA harbors:
- the LOC105194380 gene encoding uncharacterized protein CG3556 isoform X2 produces MQNLKTHPNIMWGRANIAIVIFLLGWLCIFTRAEASNAEVSLAGTEAETILERAATWLWSQRDKDAGWGNDTHRVLLVLRLANLSHDDNIAPPAPLELQLIAKQMELEIVLLLWRHREIGFSPVQLARYTLALNAMCMDPRQFHGHDLIGTLQHHEPPTDYDFALTTLAACSAQAHVRKRQMRRLLDIANAARDHNVDTIAMLILALRCIVQDHRHRNLHHIVRKPSMELARQQRHDGSFGDLRNTVLVMQALEEVENEPADNWNRSAALTWLINQQRPDGSFHGNVHATAEAMLGVAPRGLASIRALDCGQNLSDNTPPRLTTSNDIGTSDNHSEISLSSDMSGNNTNNIDTTLTTGTVAPVLVNVSYTLWVGSNVNETYNLTVTAPKNETFYSVMLLAASMSSHFQFSASEWPNGHYVHTLAGYKEEPMSYHYWLLYRLPSPPESSSPPGNQLVAPGGVDNLQISEGEHYLFWYKKL; encoded by the exons ATGCAGAATTTGAAAACTCATCCAAATATCATGTGGGGTAGAGCAAATATAGCTATTGTGATCTTTCTTCTGGGATGGTTATGCATTTTCACTCGTGCAGAAG CTAGCAACGCTGAGGTATCATTGGCCGGAACTGAAGCGGAAACCATTCTTGAGCGAGCGGCTACGTGGTTATGGAGTCAACGGGATAAGGATGCCGGTTGGGGTAATGACACACATCGAGTACTTTTGGTTCTTCGTTTGGCCAATCTCTCTCATGATGATAACATCGCTCCACCGGCACCGCTTGAATTGCAACTTATTGCTAAACAAATGGAACTGGAAATAGTGCTTTTGCTCTGGag ACATCGGGAAATTGGGTTTTCTCCAGTACAACTGGCACGTTACACTTTGGCTTTGAATGCGATGTGCATGGACCCGAGACAGTTCCATGGTCACGATTTAATTGGTACATTACAACATCATGAACCGCCGACTGATTACGATTTTGCGCTGACTACGCTTGCAGCATGCAGTGCGCAAGCACACGTGCGTAAACGTCAGATGCGCCGTCTCTTAGATATCGCGAATGCTGCAAGGGATCATAACGTCG ATACTATTGCGATGTTGATTCTGGCGCTGCGGTGTATCGTTCAGGATCATCGGCATCGTAATCTTCATCACATCGTTCGTAAACCGTCGATGGAGCTGGCGCGACAGCAAAGGCATGATGGCAGTTTTGGCGACCTGCGCAATACTGTATTGGTAATGCAAGCATTAGAGGAAGTTGAGAATGAACCGGCAGATAACTGGAACAGATCTGCAGCTTTAACCTGGCTAATCAATCAACAACGACCAGATGGTTCTTTTCACGGCAATGTTCATGCCACTGCCGAAGCGATGTTAGGAGTTGCGCCGCGTGGATTGGCCAGCATTCGAGCTCTAGACTGTGGACAGAATTTGTCGGATAATACGCCACCTCGTCTAACTACAAGCAACg ATATTGGGACATCCGATAACCATAGCGAGATTTCTTTGTCATCAGACATGTCgggaaataatacaaataatatagataCTACGCTAACCACGGGCACCGTGGCGCCAGTGCTCGTAAATGTATCGTATACATTGTGGGTCGGCAGCAATGTAAACGAAACATACAATTTGACAGTGACTGCACCCAAAAACGAAACTTTCTACAGTGTGATGCTATTGGCAGCAAGCATGTCTTCCCATTTTCAATTTAGCGCGTCCGAATGGCCTAATGGTCATTATGTTCACACACTGGCTGGCTACAAAGAGGAACCTATGTCCTATCACTACTGGTTACTTTATAGATTGCCTTCGCCGCCAGAATCATCTTCGCCACCTGGAAATCAACTGGTTGCACCTGGAG GTGTTGATAACTTGCAGATTAGCGAAGGAGAACATTATCTTTTCTGGTATAAGAAGCTATGA
- the LOC105194380 gene encoding uncharacterized protein CG3556 isoform X1, which produces MQNLKTHPNIMWGRANIAIVIFLLGWLCIFTRAEASNAEVSLAGTEAETILERAATWLWSQRDKDAGWGNDTHRVLLVLRLANLSHDDNIAPPAPLELQLIAKQMELEIVLLLWRHREIGFSPVQLARYTLALNAMCMDPRQFHGHDLIGTLQHHEPPTDYDFALTTLAACSAQAHVRKRQMRRLLDIANAARDHNVDTIAMLILALRCIVQDHRHRNLHHIVRKPSMELARQQRHDGSFGDLRNTVLVMQALEEVENEPADNWNRSAALTWLINQQRPDGSFHGNVHATAEAMLGVAPRGLASIRALDCGQNLSDNTPPRLTTSNVADIGTSDNHSEISLSSDMSGNNTNNIDTTLTTGTVAPVLVNVSYTLWVGSNVNETYNLTVTAPKNETFYSVMLLAASMSSHFQFSASEWPNGHYVHTLAGYKEEPMSYHYWLLYRLPSPPESSSPPGNQLVAPGGVDNLQISEGEHYLFWYKKL; this is translated from the exons ATGCAGAATTTGAAAACTCATCCAAATATCATGTGGGGTAGAGCAAATATAGCTATTGTGATCTTTCTTCTGGGATGGTTATGCATTTTCACTCGTGCAGAAG CTAGCAACGCTGAGGTATCATTGGCCGGAACTGAAGCGGAAACCATTCTTGAGCGAGCGGCTACGTGGTTATGGAGTCAACGGGATAAGGATGCCGGTTGGGGTAATGACACACATCGAGTACTTTTGGTTCTTCGTTTGGCCAATCTCTCTCATGATGATAACATCGCTCCACCGGCACCGCTTGAATTGCAACTTATTGCTAAACAAATGGAACTGGAAATAGTGCTTTTGCTCTGGag ACATCGGGAAATTGGGTTTTCTCCAGTACAACTGGCACGTTACACTTTGGCTTTGAATGCGATGTGCATGGACCCGAGACAGTTCCATGGTCACGATTTAATTGGTACATTACAACATCATGAACCGCCGACTGATTACGATTTTGCGCTGACTACGCTTGCAGCATGCAGTGCGCAAGCACACGTGCGTAAACGTCAGATGCGCCGTCTCTTAGATATCGCGAATGCTGCAAGGGATCATAACGTCG ATACTATTGCGATGTTGATTCTGGCGCTGCGGTGTATCGTTCAGGATCATCGGCATCGTAATCTTCATCACATCGTTCGTAAACCGTCGATGGAGCTGGCGCGACAGCAAAGGCATGATGGCAGTTTTGGCGACCTGCGCAATACTGTATTGGTAATGCAAGCATTAGAGGAAGTTGAGAATGAACCGGCAGATAACTGGAACAGATCTGCAGCTTTAACCTGGCTAATCAATCAACAACGACCAGATGGTTCTTTTCACGGCAATGTTCATGCCACTGCCGAAGCGATGTTAGGAGTTGCGCCGCGTGGATTGGCCAGCATTCGAGCTCTAGACTGTGGACAGAATTTGTCGGATAATACGCCACCTCGTCTAACTACAAGCAACg ttGCAGATATTGGGACATCCGATAACCATAGCGAGATTTCTTTGTCATCAGACATGTCgggaaataatacaaataatatagataCTACGCTAACCACGGGCACCGTGGCGCCAGTGCTCGTAAATGTATCGTATACATTGTGGGTCGGCAGCAATGTAAACGAAACATACAATTTGACAGTGACTGCACCCAAAAACGAAACTTTCTACAGTGTGATGCTATTGGCAGCAAGCATGTCTTCCCATTTTCAATTTAGCGCGTCCGAATGGCCTAATGGTCATTATGTTCACACACTGGCTGGCTACAAAGAGGAACCTATGTCCTATCACTACTGGTTACTTTATAGATTGCCTTCGCCGCCAGAATCATCTTCGCCACCTGGAAATCAACTGGTTGCACCTGGAG GTGTTGATAACTTGCAGATTAGCGAAGGAGAACATTATCTTTTCTGGTATAAGAAGCTATGA